The following nucleotide sequence is from Coffea eugenioides isolate CCC68of chromosome 3, Ceug_1.0, whole genome shotgun sequence.
CTTCGAATTCGTGAAAAACAGAGGTGATAAATTTGTTTTTACTTTGTGAACGAATTATTTGCAAAGTTGCTGTGATTTCTCATTTCTTTGATGCCTGAAATTTTGAATTGGTGGTTGACTTATTCAGTATGTTACATTTGATCAACTACTGAAAGTCGAATCCAATTTGGATAAGAAATTTTTACTGTACTTGAAACAAGGCTTATGAACAAAATTCAGATTCTATGTTCTTATATTTTCACACTAATAATTTTGCCAATTTTCATGTCCAAATCCTATGCTCTTATATCTGAATCAAACTACTCTGATATTTTTGCTGATGCACATAAGATATGCAATGATCTGATCGAGTGTTTTCACGTACCGCAGCTAATTAAGCTTTCAAGAAAGAGGAAGCAGAAAAAGTAGACATGGCTAGGGGACAGCAACTGGAAGTGCTTAATGCACTTGATGTTGCCAAGACACAGCTTTACCATTTCACAGCAATTGTAGTTGCTGGAATGGGCTTCTTCACTGATGCATATGATCTCTTCAGTATTTCCTTGTGTACTAAGCTGCTGGGACGCATTTACTACTTCCACCCAGACTCCAAAAAGCCCGGAAGTTTACCTCCCGGCGCCTCATCAGCTGTCACTGGTGTTGCCTTGGTCGGTACCTTGGTTGGCCAACTATTCTTTGGTTGGCTTGGTGACAAAATGGGCCGGAAAAAGGTTTATGGTATAACCTTAGTTCTTATGGTTGTCTCTTCCCTTGCCTCAGGGCTTTCCTTTGGCAACAGACCGCAGGGTGTGATTGCCACACTTTGCTTCTTCAGGTTTTGGCTTGGCTTTGGGATTGGAGGAGATTATCCACTTTCAGCAACAATTATGTCTGAATATGCCAACAAGAGGACTCGCGGTTCATTCATTTCTGCAGTTTTTGCTATGCAGGGATTCGGAATATTAACTAGTGGAATTGTGGCTATTATAGTCTCAGCTTCTTTCAATCATGCATATCCTGCACCAACTTATGAAGAAGATAAAGCAGCATCAACAATATCACAAGCTGACTATATGTGGCGCATTATTTTGATGTTTGGAGCTGTACCAGCTGGTCTTACCTACTACTGGCGAATGAAGATGCCTGAAACTGCTCGTTACACGGCCCTTGTAGCCAGGAATGCTCAGAAGGCAGCTAAAGATATGGCTAGGGTGTTAAATGTTGAACTTGACCCTGAAGTGGAAAAAGTGGAGAAACTCACTGAGAGATCATCCAACAGCTATGGATTGTTTTCTAGACAATTTCTTCGTCGTCATGGCCTTCATTTATTGGGAACTACTTCAACATGGTTTTTACTTGATATTGCATTTTACAGCCAAAATCTTTTCCAGAAGGATGTTTTGAGTGGAATTGGATGGATCCCACCAGCTGCAACAATGAGTGCAGGGGAGGAGCTCTTCAAAATTGCCAGGGCACAAACTCTGATTGCTCTATGCAGTACTGTCCCAGGATATTGGTTTACGGTGGCTCTTATCGACGTCATAGGAAGATTTGCAATTCAACTGATGGGCTTCTTCTTCATGACTGTTTTCATGTTTGCTTTAGCAATTCCATACAATCACTGGACTAAGAAGGCTCACCGTATTGGCTTTGTGGTTATATACTCGTTGACATTCTTCTTCTCAAACTTTGGGCCTAATGCTACCACATTTGTTGTGCCGGCTGAAATCTTCCCAGCTAGACTGAGGTCGACGTGCCATGGCATATCTGCAGCTGCAGGAAAGGCAGGAGCAATAGTTGGGGCATTCGGATTCTTGTATGCTTCCCAAAGCAAAGATCCAAACAAAACTGATCCTGGCTACCCAACAGGTATTGGTATGAAGAATTCACTAATTGTTCTTGCCTGCGTTAATGCACTGGGGATGCTCTTCACTTTCTTAGTGCCAGAACCTAAAGGAAAATCACTCGAGGAGTTGTCAGGTGAAAATGAGGATGAGAATAATGATGAGGACGCCAAGACTACTTCAAACAGGACTGCTCCTGTTTAATCCTGGTGAATATTCAAATTTGAGTGAAAGAAGTTAAAAGATTACGCTTTAGAGGGTTTAGCGAcatacttctttttttttttttcttctcattttaaATATGTAGATATTGTTCGAACTCATTAaagcccctctttgtctgagtgtTAAAAGTGACTTCCGTGTTTAATGTCAAAGTGCCTCGTCTTTATCTTTGTATAAGGAAGCAATATGATCGAACAATGTCAAGTACACTGGAAAGTTTCCTCTATGAAGACAAGAAAAAGTTGTACTTATTAGTTTCTTCTCACATTTTGATGgtatgacatgtgaattttgaTGTGAAAATCCGGCTTTCTTTTAATATTGCCTGTTTGATTGGTTAAAACTAAAGGTGATCTTTGGAAGTGTTTATTCTCACTCCACTGTTTTCGTACTGCCTCTGTTTTTTGGAAATGGCACAGAAAGTGAGACAAAAGATCCTTTGCGATATTACATGCTCCCGCAGTTCACTAATACTAGTTGTGCCAAGTCAGTTTTAGCCATGTTAATACATGATACACTCCTCCATAAGAAAATAGCTTTCTTGCCTTTGCTTTCTGCAAGCTAAATTGCTAAGTCGGCCGGCTTGTGGGGTGCCTGTTGCTGAATGCCATTGCTATGATGTACTCGTTTATGGCACTTTGATTAGACGAAGCTGATCAATTGAGATGAAAGTGCAAAACTTAACAAAAATTCTTTAATAAGGCAAGATATATTGCATATCATGAGTTTGTTTGGACTGAGTTTATTTGGTTTGCAAAATTTATTCTCACAAAtcccaaccacctttttatcttcccaatcacctttttatctcacatacatcacatcataaaaagtgctacagtaaatatctcaaataaatcatccaaataaactcttatccaaacaaactgtcTCTATGGAAGTCGTATCAACTTCTTTGTTCTCTTTATGGGACTGTTCACAAAAACTTTTTATTTGACAAAAATATGAGCAACAttctaaataaatttttttttaaaaaaaaaaatacggGTGGCGTTGATTAATTCGACAAATTCCTTGATCATTTCACTtcatggatggttttctcaagcagaaattaaatttgatgaGATGGGTTCTATCAAAAAGCAAATAACGGCTGCATGTCATTGGTCTTAGGCAGTTGAAGAGACCAGCAGATTGGATTGGAACCAAGTTTCTATAGCAGGCAATCAAATCGCAAGATCTCTCGTCATGTCGCCACAAATTGGCAATCGGACGCATTTCCGTATAAAGTAATGAGCCTATTTGCCGTACATGACTGTACTTTCGTACTGCTTATAACTTTTCTTTACCCCAAATTCTTAACCACCAGCGCCAAAGCATTAAGATTTGACAGGTGAGAGGTCAAGGGTTTAAATATTGTCTTTCACTAATTATTATATTATGTGAAtctatttaaaaaattcatacgGATGTGTAGTGTACCTGTTTGGTCCAGTAGTGGTTTAGTTCCCTCCAGATTATCCTTAGGTCACTTCAGGTCCCTCTCCCCAGTGTAGAATTGTCTATCGTATcgacaatatatatatatatatatatattccaaattcttaatatcttttttttaaatctctAAATACATAAAAAGCCGAAGGCTTGGGAATAGTCAATTTGTTTcgatagagtattatttaaaGTAAttactttaatattttttatggtatgatgtatatgagataaaaagatgattgaaaatataaaaaggtggattgaaaaatatgtttatgatgcaaacgaaatattatttgaaaatatataatatCCAAACAAAGCCACTATTTCTGCTAGTTTCTTTGTAATTTGAGTGTTGATTTTagggaaaatcgccaatttagtcctCAAACTATTTTACTAAAGTCGATTTGGTCCCTCAACATTTTATCGCACGAATTAAGTTCCTTAACTAAAATTCTTATGCTAATTGAGGACCTATACGGCGTCGCCACCCAAAACACATGTATCTGTACAGAAACCAACGGCGAGGCAGGGGCTTTTTTGGAAGTAAAAAAATACGATTTCTACATCATCCTCTTCGTCTTCTTCATC
It contains:
- the LOC113765233 gene encoding probable inorganic phosphate transporter 1-3, which produces MARGQQLEVLNALDVAKTQLYHFTAIVVAGMGFFTDAYDLFSISLCTKLLGRIYYFHPDSKKPGSLPPGASSAVTGVALVGTLVGQLFFGWLGDKMGRKKVYGITLVLMVVSSLASGLSFGNRPQGVIATLCFFRFWLGFGIGGDYPLSATIMSEYANKRTRGSFISAVFAMQGFGILTSGIVAIIVSASFNHAYPAPTYEEDKAASTISQADYMWRIILMFGAVPAGLTYYWRMKMPETARYTALVARNAQKAAKDMARVLNVELDPEVEKVEKLTERSSNSYGLFSRQFLRRHGLHLLGTTSTWFLLDIAFYSQNLFQKDVLSGIGWIPPAATMSAGEELFKIARAQTLIALCSTVPGYWFTVALIDVIGRFAIQLMGFFFMTVFMFALAIPYNHWTKKAHRIGFVVIYSLTFFFSNFGPNATTFVVPAEIFPARLRSTCHGISAAAGKAGAIVGAFGFLYASQSKDPNKTDPGYPTGIGMKNSLIVLACVNALGMLFTFLVPEPKGKSLEELSGENEDENNDEDAKTTSNRTAPV